In Candidatus Aegiribacteria sp., a genomic segment contains:
- a CDS encoding PAS domain S-box protein gives MDRNLKDFEFVSIGTAIISLEKKILDADDRFCEILGYNRDELLEISWKEISFPADIKKESTYFRSLQKSKINEFSIDKRFLNKTGKIVFTNISVKCFLCGKRSPGYYLILAHDITDRKHMEQNLHSQIELEKLIAAISTGFIVSPGEIDSKINNALKDIGEFSGIDRCYVFQFYDDGKTMNNTHEWCKKDIEPQINILQNISVEEEYPDFTKRIRAFDIIHVPVVDDLPPEASIEKVNFQNLGIKSLILVPIVYAKVLIGFLGFDSVKTEKTWKENDIRLLKMIGEIFANALECNRTEKEIQNLQDYNRGLIEVNLDPLVTFDPDGIILDVNQATIQATGKSREELIGSDITGYFTNPEKALEGVKSVFKFEEIRDYELVLKAVDGSETEVAYNASVFRDNSGKVIGAFAAARDITRRKQAEEIQEVLFQISQAVSASDNLQEFLEIVHQQFGRLVDTSNFYVALYDEENDLYSFPCIFDEYDKNPDFSKQQMKKSLTDYVRRTGKSLLADDRIHQELIRKGEVEMVGKQSPIWLGVPLRTSHGVIGVVAVQSYSQSSLYSMQDLEMMSFVAENISLAIEHKKVEEKLVRYHSHLEELVRKRTEELTETNRKLEMKISEHRQTEEALRDSERRMSEIIDFLPDATLVVNRDSQVIAWNKAMEEMTEVPADEMLRKGDYEYAIPFYGRRRPILIDRIFDSHSETDNLYTTIRQELNTLVGEAFTPALGGQGRYLYATARALYDSQGKLAGAIESIRDITERRKVEQALAESEKRYRTLLVNLPVGVFQSTIDSEGHAISCNISLARMHGFDNPEEMEKVSLTDMYVNPDDRKRFVEAVCSNDSVANFEVQLKRINGGKFWGSMTARAVRDSDGQINCIDGILEDITERKLAEEELQKSEERFRDLVLSTSDWVWEVDTQGRYTYCSEQVANVLDYTAEEIIGKTPFDLMPPEEGARIRGIFNNIVENLAPIVELENWNIRKDGRKICLLTNGVPMFDETGCLIGYRGLDRDITNRKEAEAEKQKLEKQILQTQKLESLGVLAGGIAHDFNNLLVGILGNADLALDSLSPVSPACPNIHEIETAAKRAAELSRQMLAYSGKGQLIVDVISLNDVVKEMAHLLEVSILKNVVLKFNLSDDLPAVEVDVTQIRQVIMNLITNASEAIGEKSGVISITTGILECDSNYFDGTYLKEDMKEGIYVYLEIADTGCGLNIETQSKIFDPFFTTKFTGRGLGLASVLGIVRGHGGSLKLYSEEGHGSTFKILLPAVERRRISLEKETPVDMSWKSSGTILLVDDEETVRTVGETMLQRLGFTVLTATDGRDAIDIYRKNSDEIRCVILDLTMPHMSGEEAFIELRRIRNDIKILLSSGYNEQDVIQRFSGMDIDGFIQKPYRFADLVCELRTILEK, from the coding sequence TTGGACAGGAATCTGAAAGACTTTGAATTTGTCTCTATCGGTACAGCGATAATATCCCTCGAAAAGAAAATTCTGGACGCAGACGACCGTTTCTGTGAAATTCTCGGTTACAACCGTGATGAACTTCTTGAAATCTCGTGGAAAGAAATCTCATTTCCTGCTGATATTAAAAAAGAGTCTACTTATTTCAGATCTCTACAGAAAAGCAAGATAAACGAGTTTTCCATAGATAAACGGTTTCTAAATAAAACAGGAAAAATCGTTTTTACAAATATTTCGGTGAAATGTTTTCTATGTGGAAAAAGATCACCCGGTTATTATCTCATCTTAGCTCATGATATTACAGATCGTAAACATATGGAACAGAACCTTCATTCTCAGATTGAGTTAGAGAAGCTCATTGCTGCAATTTCAACAGGTTTTATCGTTTCACCGGGCGAGATCGACAGTAAAATTAACAACGCTTTGAAGGATATTGGGGAATTTTCAGGTATTGACCGCTGTTATGTCTTTCAATTTTATGATGATGGAAAGACGATGAACAACACACACGAATGGTGCAAAAAAGATATAGAACCACAAATTAATATTCTCCAGAATATCTCAGTCGAGGAAGAATATCCTGATTTCACTAAAAGGATCAGGGCATTTGATATAATTCATGTTCCAGTTGTCGATGACCTTCCTCCTGAAGCCAGTATCGAAAAAGTAAATTTTCAGAATTTGGGAATAAAATCACTTATCCTTGTTCCCATTGTTTATGCAAAGGTACTCATCGGATTTCTAGGGTTTGATTCGGTGAAGACAGAAAAAACCTGGAAAGAAAACGACATCAGATTACTGAAAATGATCGGTGAAATTTTCGCAAATGCATTAGAATGCAACCGCACAGAAAAGGAAATTCAGAATCTTCAGGATTACAATCGGGGATTGATCGAGGTCAACCTCGACCCCCTGGTTACCTTTGATCCGGATGGAATCATTCTTGATGTAAATCAGGCAACCATACAGGCTACAGGAAAATCCAGGGAGGAACTGATAGGTTCTGATATTACAGGCTATTTCACGAACCCGGAAAAAGCTCTTGAGGGCGTGAAATCGGTTTTCAAGTTTGAAGAGATACGTGATTACGAACTGGTTTTGAAAGCTGTTGATGGTTCGGAAACAGAAGTCGCCTATAATGCTTCGGTCTTCAGAGATAATTCAGGTAAAGTCATCGGTGCCTTCGCAGCAGCACGGGATATAACCAGACGGAAGCAGGCGGAGGAAATACAGGAGGTACTATTTCAGATCTCACAGGCAGTAAGTGCCTCGGATAATCTGCAGGAGTTCCTTGAGATTGTACATCAACAATTCGGGAGACTTGTAGATACAAGCAACTTCTATGTTGCTCTGTACGACGAAGAAAATGATTTGTACTCATTTCCCTGTATTTTTGATGAATACGATAAGAATCCTGATTTCAGCAAACAGCAGATGAAGAAAAGCCTGACGGATTATGTTCGCAGAACCGGCAAATCCCTTCTTGCTGATGATAGAATTCATCAGGAACTCATCCGAAAGGGTGAGGTCGAAATGGTTGGTAAGCAATCACCGATCTGGCTGGGTGTTCCCCTCAGAACTTCGCATGGAGTCATTGGTGTTGTTGCTGTTCAGAGCTATTCCCAGAGTTCGCTCTATTCGATGCAGGATCTGGAAATGATGTCGTTTGTTGCTGAAAACATATCCCTTGCAATTGAACATAAAAAAGTTGAGGAAAAACTTGTCAGATATCACAGTCATCTCGAGGAACTGGTCAGGAAACGAACTGAGGAGCTGACTGAAACCAATCGTAAACTTGAAATGAAAATAAGCGAACATAGGCAGACTGAAGAAGCACTGAGGGATTCAGAGCGAAGGATGTCTGAAATCATAGACTTCCTTCCCGATGCCACGCTTGTTGTGAACAGGGATTCACAGGTTATCGCATGGAACAAGGCAATGGAAGAGATGACAGAAGTTCCAGCCGATGAAATGCTGCGTAAAGGTGATTATGAATATGCAATTCCTTTCTACGGCAGGAGAAGGCCAATCCTTATCGATAGAATCTTTGACTCTCACTCGGAAACGGACAATCTTTACACTACTATCAGGCAGGAGCTTAACACTCTTGTCGGTGAAGCTTTTACCCCCGCCCTTGGCGGTCAAGGTAGATATCTCTACGCTACAGCCAGGGCTCTTTATGATTCTCAGGGCAAGCTTGCCGGAGCTATCGAATCCATTCGCGACATCACTGAACGAAGAAAAGTCGAACAGGCCCTTGCTGAATCGGAAAAACGTTATCGAACGCTTCTCGTTAATCTTCCTGTAGGTGTATTCCAATCCACAATTGACTCTGAAGGACATGCGATTTCGTGTAATATCTCACTGGCAAGAATGCATGGATTCGACAATCCTGAAGAGATGGAAAAAGTCAGTTTGACAGACATGTATGTAAACCCGGATGACAGGAAGAGGTTTGTGGAAGCAGTCTGTTCAAATGACTCGGTTGCTAACTTTGAAGTCCAGCTGAAGCGTATTAACGGGGGGAAGTTCTGGGGTTCCATGACAGCACGAGCAGTAAGGGATTCTGATGGACAGATTAACTGCATTGACGGTATTCTGGAAGACATCACTGAACGAAAACTGGCAGAAGAGGAACTGCAAAAATCAGAAGAGCGCTTTCGCGATCTTGTTCTCAGTACATCAGACTGGGTCTGGGAAGTCGATACTCAGGGACGTTATACCTACTGTTCTGAACAGGTTGCAAATGTACTTGACTACACCGCTGAAGAAATTATTGGGAAAACACCTTTTGATCTGATGCCACCCGAGGAAGGCGCTCGAATACGCGGTATTTTCAATAATATCGTCGAAAACCTTGCGCCTATCGTTGAGCTGGAAAACTGGAACATCAGGAAGGATGGTCGAAAGATCTGTCTTCTTACAAATGGTGTACCCATGTTTGATGAAACCGGCTGTCTTATCGGTTACCGTGGCCTGGACCGGGATATCACCAACCGTAAGGAAGCCGAGGCAGAAAAACAGAAACTGGAAAAACAGATACTGCAGACGCAGAAACTGGAAAGCCTTGGTGTGCTGGCAGGGGGAATAGCACATGATTTCAACAATCTGCTTGTAGGTATTCTTGGCAACGCTGACCTGGCACTGGACTCACTCTCCCCTGTTTCACCCGCCTGTCCCAACATACACGAGATCGAAACCGCAGCTAAACGGGCAGCTGAGCTTTCCCGCCAGATGCTGGCATACTCCGGCAAGGGTCAGCTTATCGTCGATGTCATCAGTCTCAATGATGTTGTTAAGGAAATGGCGCACCTGCTTGAAGTTTCAATTTTAAAAAATGTTGTCCTTAAATTTAATCTGAGTGATGATCTACCAGCTGTTGAAGTTGATGTAACACAGATTCGACAGGTTATAATGAACCTGATTACAAACGCCTCTGAAGCGATTGGTGAAAAAAGCGGAGTCATTTCTATCACAACCGGAATACTGGAATGCGACAGCAATTACTTTGACGGAACCTATCTTAAGGAGGATATGAAGGAGGGGATATACGTTTATCTTGAGATCGCTGATACCGGTTGCGGTTTGAATATCGAAACACAATCAAAGATTTTTGATCCCTTCTTCACCACTAAATTTACCGGTCGTGGTCTTGGACTCGCTTCTGTTCTCGGTATAGTTCGCGGTCACGGTGGTTCGCTCAAACTATACAGTGAAGAGGGGCATGGTTCTACCTTCAAAATTCTGCTTCCGGCAGTTGAAAGGCGCAGGATATCCCTTGAAAAAGAAACTCCAGTAGATATGAGCTGGAAAAGCAGCGGGACTATCCTTCTGGTCGATGATGAAGAAACAGTACGGACTGTAGGCGAAACGATGCTTCAAAGGCTTGGTTTTACCGTGCTAACTGCAACGGATGGTCGAGATGCAATTGATATTTATCGCAAGAATTCTGATGAAATCAGGTGCGTTATACTCGACCTGACAATGCCGCATATGAGTGGTGAGGAAGCCTTCATTGAACTCAGGCGTATAAGGAATGATATTAAAATTCTTCTTTCCAGTGGTTACAACGAGCAGGATGTTATTCAACGATTCTCCGGCATGGATATTGATGGCTTCATACAGAAGCCGTACAGGTTTGCAGATCTTGTCTGCGAATTACGAACAATACTTGAGAAATAA
- a CDS encoding methylated-DNA--[protein]-cysteine S-methyltransferase: MKIDDPGRFFLYIHSPIFGSTAVLWSMFRGEPAIFRVLLSGQGITAEAYISEYFHDCSPGTCRVIDSIAGDIEAFLNGADISFSLSSVRMDLCSEFQQKVLVTEHSVLRGHVTTYQRIAERLGSPGNSRAVGNALARNPFPIIIPCHRTIRSDGTPGGYQGGTNMKRRLLSMEGIHFDRKNCLVNRIYEPGELL; this comes from the coding sequence ATGAAAATTGATGATCCCGGAAGATTCTTTCTGTATATTCATTCACCAATCTTCGGGTCAACTGCCGTGCTGTGGTCAATGTTCCGTGGTGAGCCTGCTATCTTCAGAGTACTTCTCTCAGGGCAGGGTATTACTGCTGAAGCGTACATATCAGAGTACTTTCATGATTGCAGTCCAGGTACATGCCGCGTGATTGATTCAATTGCGGGAGATATCGAAGCATTCCTGAATGGAGCTGATATCAGCTTTTCACTTTCATCTGTCCGAATGGATCTCTGTTCAGAATTCCAGCAGAAAGTGCTTGTTACAGAACACTCAGTTCTCCGCGGACATGTCACTACATATCAGCGCATTGCGGAGCGACTTGGCAGTCCGGGCAACAGCCGCGCGGTTGGAAATGCTCTTGCCAGAAACCCCTTCCCGATAATCATTCCCTGTCACAGGACTATTCGATCTGACGGAACTCCCGGCGGTTATCAGGGCGGTACCAATATGAAAAGAAGGCTGCTTTCGATGGAAGGGATCCATTTCGATAGAAAGAACTGCCTGGTAAATAGAATATATGAACCGGGAGAATTACTATGA
- a CDS encoding response regulator transcription factor has product MKILIVEDDLSTRNTLSSLLQKCGHDVIAVSGGEEAWTVTRQPDTPRLILLDWLMPGLSGLDLCRRIRSMDGDNPFYIIMLTVKDNKQDIVEGLDTGTDDYITKPFYPEELRARISAGRRIIEMQDRLLSHAKDLQNSLDHIKTLQGILPICSFCKKVRDDKNYWQQVDDYIATHTNAQVTHSICPECMEIHYPDIHRRINRKSTEKKSGSD; this is encoded by the coding sequence ATGAAAATCCTGATCGTGGAGGATGATCTCTCCACCCGTAATACCCTGTCGAGCTTACTCCAGAAGTGTGGTCATGATGTGATTGCTGTATCAGGTGGTGAAGAGGCATGGACAGTTACCAGACAGCCGGATACACCAAGGCTCATATTGCTTGACTGGCTGATGCCCGGACTGAGCGGCCTTGATCTGTGCAGGAGAATCCGTTCAATGGATGGTGACAATCCGTTTTACATCATCATGCTCACCGTGAAGGACAACAAGCAGGACATCGTTGAAGGTCTTGATACCGGAACAGACGACTATATAACGAAGCCCTTCTATCCTGAAGAACTCCGTGCCCGTATCAGCGCGGGCCGCCGGATCATTGAAATGCAGGACAGATTGCTGAGTCATGCGAAAGACCTCCAGAACTCGCTCGATCATATAAAAACCCTGCAGGGAATCCTTCCAATCTGTTCATTCTGCAAGAAAGTACGTGATGACAAGAACTACTGGCAACAGGTAGACGATTATATTGCCACCCATACGAATGCTCAGGTCACTCATTCGATATGTCCTGAATGTATGGAGATACACTATCCGGATATTCACCGAAGAATAAACAGGAAGAGCACGGAAAAGAAATCGGGTTCAGATTAA
- a CDS encoding Hpt domain-containing protein: MSLPVSDRSIFDPDDLMERMMGDIVLAKSIAEIFLTDIRSRIDLLKDRLNENDIRGAELLAHSINGSAANMAAMKLQKVASRIEKASRTNDLSTALSLLAELDNRFTEVEKEIREIIL; this comes from the coding sequence GTGTCCTTACCAGTGTCTGATAGATCCATCTTCGATCCTGATGACCTCATGGAACGCATGATGGGAGACATAGTGCTCGCAAAATCGATTGCGGAAATTTTTCTGACAGATATCCGCAGCCGAATAGACTTGCTGAAGGACAGACTCAATGAAAATGATATCCGTGGAGCTGAGCTTCTGGCTCACAGTATAAATGGCTCAGCCGCCAACATGGCTGCTATGAAGCTCCAGAAGGTCGCATCCAGGATTGAGAAAGCCAGCAGAACAAACGATCTTAGTACTGCGCTTTCTTTGTTAGCCGAACTGGATAATCGGTTCACGGAAGTTGAAAAGGAAATCAGGGAGATAATACTATGA
- a CDS encoding GHKL domain-containing protein, with translation MIRLENLYSLIEGNFDFLLAVDGNEKIIHVTPLLKHTCSQDVSDVSGAHLIDILETESLSSLRKAIVEVKKGTRGVHALLSTRSERSTPIPMNVGYIESVQGGIYLFFGAQADSLRRISDWEKEERVKELSCLYSVSEWIEVSESISDFFTRLPEYLSRGMRFPEEAVVCSTYQGLEYGQELAGKEFITVNLIVNGEQKGEIRVGYLSETRNMLPEEQKMLFEIGRMLSLALERKELSEKIVLKQEEEEEFNKHLKELEKEIGKREKELKAQKQKLSTADSYLNRVNKSWDEASRRLETMFQAIPDEVMLIDLNRNVVMSNQENIAPGDKCYRTYFKRETPCEDCRLAKIKRDKTPITITIRDDERYLQVHALPIYNQEEEVDGILEFYRDITLEKTYEQQLQQADKLASLGQLVSGIGHEINNPNQFIRGNIKIINQAITDMLPIVDDYYKEHPDLKIARLKYDFFREHIMTLVDDMSHGSERIKGIVEGLRGFARKDEGLLLDTVDVNTLIEATTRLVQNEVHKHAEIELGLSKGVKTFTGNSQKIEQVLVNLIVNASQAIPDDIKGLITVRTRMDKDTVVIEIEDNGKGMDEKTLKLIFDPFFTTKRTKGGTGLGLAIAFRIIEEHGGSISVSSKPGSGTLFTIKIPLPDHEGDRKAKK, from the coding sequence ATGATTCGTCTTGAGAACCTCTACTCACTGATCGAAGGAAACTTTGATTTTCTCCTTGCAGTAGATGGCAATGAGAAGATTATCCATGTCACTCCCCTTCTGAAGCATACATGCTCACAAGATGTTTCTGACGTTTCAGGAGCCCACCTGATAGATATTCTTGAAACTGAATCTCTCTCATCTTTGCGTAAAGCAATAGTCGAGGTTAAAAAGGGTACCAGGGGAGTACATGCTCTGCTGTCCACCAGATCTGAGAGATCAACACCGATTCCAATGAACGTCGGTTACATAGAGAGTGTTCAGGGTGGTATTTACCTTTTCTTCGGCGCGCAGGCTGACTCGCTTCGCAGAATAAGTGACTGGGAAAAGGAAGAAAGGGTGAAGGAGCTGTCCTGTCTTTACTCGGTTTCGGAATGGATAGAGGTTTCCGAGTCCATCAGTGATTTTTTCACAAGACTTCCGGAATATCTCTCTCGAGGTATGCGTTTTCCGGAAGAAGCGGTTGTCTGTTCCACATATCAGGGTTTGGAGTACGGTCAGGAACTGGCGGGAAAGGAATTCATAACAGTCAACCTGATTGTTAACGGTGAGCAGAAAGGCGAAATAAGAGTTGGATACCTGAGCGAAACACGTAACATGTTGCCTGAAGAGCAGAAAATGCTGTTCGAAATAGGAAGAATGCTCAGTCTGGCGCTCGAAAGGAAAGAACTCTCCGAAAAAATTGTTCTCAAACAGGAAGAGGAAGAGGAGTTCAACAAACATCTGAAAGAGCTTGAAAAAGAGATCGGCAAACGGGAAAAGGAGCTTAAAGCCCAGAAGCAGAAATTGAGTACGGCTGATTCCTATCTGAACCGCGTCAACAAAAGCTGGGATGAAGCCAGCCGCAGGCTTGAAACCATGTTCCAGGCTATCCCTGATGAAGTAATGCTCATTGATCTTAACAGAAACGTGGTTATGAGCAATCAGGAGAATATCGCTCCCGGTGACAAATGCTATAGAACCTATTTTAAGAGAGAAACTCCCTGTGAGGATTGTCGATTGGCAAAGATAAAACGGGACAAGACACCGATTACCATTACAATAAGAGATGATGAAAGATATCTTCAGGTTCACGCTCTTCCTATATACAACCAGGAAGAGGAAGTCGATGGAATCCTTGAATTCTACAGGGATATCACGCTTGAGAAGACCTACGAACAGCAGCTGCAGCAGGCCGACAAACTGGCTTCCCTGGGTCAGCTTGTAAGCGGTATCGGCCATGAGATCAACAATCCAAACCAGTTCATAAGGGGAAACATCAAGATCATCAATCAGGCGATAACGGACATGCTGCCGATTGTGGATGATTACTACAAAGAACATCCGGATCTCAAAATTGCCAGGCTTAAATACGATTTCTTCAGAGAGCATATCATGACCCTGGTAGATGACATGTCTCACGGTTCGGAACGGATAAAGGGTATTGTGGAGGGTCTTCGGGGTTTTGCCAGAAAGGATGAGGGGCTTCTTCTGGATACTGTGGATGTCAACACGTTAATAGAAGCTACGACCAGGCTGGTTCAGAACGAAGTACACAAGCATGCTGAGATCGAACTGGGGCTGAGCAAAGGTGTAAAAACGTTCACGGGCAATTCCCAGAAGATCGAGCAGGTTCTTGTAAACCTCATAGTGAATGCTTCTCAGGCTATCCCGGATGATATAAAGGGTTTGATTACCGTCAGAACCAGGATGGATAAAGATACCGTTGTCATAGAGATTGAGGACAACGGCAAAGGAATGGATGAGAAAACCCTTAAGCTGATCTTCGATCCTTTCTTCACGACAAAACGCACAAAGGGCGGAACAGGGCTGGGTCTCGCGATTGCCTTCAGAATCATCGAGGAGCATGGCGGAAGCATTTCGGTAAGTAGCAAACCTGGCTCAGGAACACTGTTCACTATCAAAATTCCATTGCCGGATCATGAAGGAGACAGGAAGGCGAAGAAATGA
- a CDS encoding sigma-54 dependent transcriptional regulator produces MNKILIVDDDVAVTNYFMVFLMQTEVFEPTVVNDSREVETILDTELFDIIMLDLDMPNVSGMDILRMMQEKSINIPVVILTGVNDIELAVKSMKLGAFDYLTKPVDDEYLLEVLNRAIEYGAMHETIDKLPEMLSREDLDNKAAFERLPTQDPGVIRLFHQAEKMAKGDLSVFIWGERGTGKESLARAIHNASPRVDRPFIALDSASHSQEEFSEELFGRARDWSGRSEEMPGFLETASGGTLFIDNIEHMSLPVQVRLKRVIQTNEYYRNNSTEILGCDVRFIVASTHDLTSSKYRDSFSRDLLYHLMVNSIRIPPLRDRSDDIPLLTKYFLKMENERTGINITGISDELMDLLQQYSFPDNMQELRNIIAGAIVSAEGDTITPDSLSPYIRERITPGEVTGGFAPMKLQEAIIDFVTKTMEYCGGDMKDAARLLGISKDELDQYINQDSSPE; encoded by the coding sequence ATGAATAAGATCCTGATAGTTGATGACGATGTTGCTGTAACCAACTACTTCATGGTTTTTCTGATGCAGACCGAAGTGTTTGAACCCACAGTTGTCAACGATTCAAGAGAAGTTGAGACCATTCTTGACACTGAGTTGTTTGATATAATCATGCTCGATCTTGATATGCCGAACGTAAGCGGCATGGATATTCTAAGAATGATGCAGGAAAAAAGTATAAATATCCCCGTGGTAATTCTTACAGGTGTCAACGATATTGAACTTGCAGTTAAATCGATGAAACTGGGAGCATTTGATTACCTGACAAAACCTGTTGACGATGAATACCTTCTTGAAGTTCTGAATAGAGCCATAGAATATGGCGCAATGCATGAAACCATTGATAAATTGCCCGAGATGCTTTCCAGAGAGGATCTGGATAACAAGGCAGCCTTCGAAAGACTCCCTACACAGGATCCTGGCGTGATACGGCTTTTTCATCAGGCCGAGAAAATGGCTAAAGGAGATCTCAGTGTATTCATCTGGGGGGAAAGGGGTACAGGGAAGGAATCACTTGCACGAGCTATTCACAATGCTTCTCCAAGGGTCGACAGGCCCTTCATTGCTCTTGACAGCGCTTCTCATTCTCAGGAAGAATTCTCCGAGGAGCTTTTCGGCAGAGCCAGGGACTGGAGCGGAAGAAGCGAGGAGATGCCCGGTTTTCTTGAAACGGCGTCAGGTGGAACACTGTTCATTGATAATATCGAGCATATGAGTCTGCCGGTTCAGGTAAGACTCAAGAGAGTAATCCAGACAAACGAGTATTACAGGAATAACTCGACAGAGATATTAGGTTGTGATGTTCGTTTCATAGTGGCTTCCACTCATGATCTTACCAGTTCAAAATATCGCGATTCCTTCTCGCGGGATCTGCTGTACCATCTTATGGTGAATTCTATCCGGATTCCGCCTCTGAGAGACAGGTCTGACGATATCCCGCTGCTGACGAAATATTTCCTGAAGATGGAGAACGAGCGAACAGGAATAAATATTACCGGTATTTCCGACGAACTCATGGATCTGCTGCAGCAGTATAGTTTTCCCGATAATATGCAGGAGCTGAGAAATATCATTGCAGGGGCGATAGTGAGTGCTGAGGGAGATACAATTACTCCTGATTCCCTCTCTCCTTATATCCGCGAACGGATAACACCGGGAGAAGTGACCGGTGGATTTGCTCCGATGAAGCTCCAGGAAGCAATAATTGATTTTGTAACAAAAACAATGGAGTACTGCGGTGGTGATATGAAGGATGCTGCCAGACTTCTTGGTATTTCAAAGGACGAACTGGATCAGTATATCAACCAGGATAGCTCTCCTGAATAA
- the glnA gene encoding type I glutamate--ammonia ligase, with amino-acid sequence MTVSVESLLSECEKHNVHFLRLQFTDIDGIIKNVEVPESQFVKALNGQVMFDGSSIEGFTRIEESDMVLIPDLETFGVFPWRTEHGKVGRLICDVADPDGNPFPGCPRTLLKNQVQRARKMGYRVMAGPEAEFFLFQMDASGNPVTKTHDRGSYFDLSPVDKGEEARRDIALVLESMGYEVEAAHHEVAPGQHEIDFRYTDAVKTADNIVTFRFVVKKVALSHGLHATFMPKPLSDVNGSGMHMNMSLFTLSGDNAFDDPDGDDGLSPSARGFIAGLLQHARAFVAVTNPLVNSYKRLVPGHEAPINVAWSEKNRSPLIRVPARKGNDTRCEVRVPDPSCNPYLALTVLLAAGLDGIEKGMDCGRPVNRNIFKMSKREKARLKIHHLPSSLFEALNYLEKDNVIIEALGEHIYEHFMYNKRREWEEYIRVIHHWEIERYLDRY; translated from the coding sequence ATGACAGTTTCAGTGGAATCACTACTATCCGAATGCGAGAAACATAACGTACACTTTCTGCGGCTTCAATTCACAGATATCGACGGTATCATCAAGAATGTTGAAGTACCTGAAAGTCAGTTTGTCAAAGCTCTTAATGGACAGGTAATGTTCGACGGCTCCTCAATCGAGGGATTTACGCGAATTGAAGAGTCGGACATGGTCCTCATACCCGATCTTGAGACATTCGGAGTATTTCCCTGGAGAACTGAGCATGGAAAGGTCGGCCGCCTTATATGTGATGTAGCAGACCCCGATGGCAATCCGTTTCCGGGATGCCCCCGGACACTGCTGAAAAATCAGGTTCAACGGGCAAGGAAAATGGGATACAGGGTAATGGCCGGTCCTGAAGCAGAATTTTTCCTCTTTCAGATGGACGCTTCCGGTAATCCCGTTACCAAAACGCACGACAGAGGAAGCTATTTTGACCTTTCACCCGTGGACAAAGGAGAGGAAGCCAGGCGGGATATAGCACTGGTTCTTGAGTCAATGGGGTACGAAGTGGAGGCCGCTCATCACGAAGTTGCCCCCGGACAGCATGAAATCGATTTCAGGTATACCGATGCTGTGAAGACAGCCGACAATATTGTTACATTCAGATTCGTAGTTAAAAAAGTAGCCCTTTCACACGGGCTTCACGCAACATTCATGCCTAAACCGCTTTCCGATGTTAACGGATCTGGGATGCATATGAACATGTCCCTGTTCACGCTTTCAGGGGATAATGCATTTGATGACCCTGATGGTGATGACGGTCTGTCGCCTTCAGCGAGAGGTTTCATTGCCGGTCTTCTTCAACATGCAAGAGCATTTGTGGCTGTAACCAATCCGCTTGTTAATTCGTACAAAAGACTTGTCCCCGGTCACGAAGCTCCGATAAATGTTGCCTGGTCGGAAAAGAACCGTTCTCCGCTCATTCGCGTCCCTGCAAGAAAGGGAAACGATACCAGGTGTGAGGTTAGGGTACCGGATCCCTCATGCAATCCCTACCTGGCGCTTACGGTGCTTCTCGCTGCGGGTCTGGACGGAATAGAAAAGGGAATGGACTGCGGCAGGCCGGTTAACAGGAACATCTTCAAAATGAGCAAGCGGGAGAAAGCAAGGCTGAAGATACATCATCTGCCATCCAGCCTTTTTGAAGCTCTCAACTATCTGGAGAAGGATAATGTGATAATTGAGGCACTGGGAGAGCACATATACGAACATTTCATGTACAACAAGAGAAGGGAATGGGAAGAGTACATCAGGGTGATTCATCACTGGGAAATCGAAAGGTATCTGGACAGGTATTAG